The genomic segment GGGCTGGGTAAAGTGGCGCGCCACCAGATCGAGCGCCTGGGTGACGCCGGTGGTGGTGACGAACTGTTCCGGCGTCGCCGCGATTTCCAGCTCAGCCATTTTCAACTGTAGTTGCTTGCGTAGTGGCAAGAAACCTTGTGGCGTGCCGTAGGAAAGCAGTTGTGTCGGATTTTGCCGGCTGATGCCGCGCAAGGCGTTGGCGATCAGTTCGCCGTCCAGCCATTCGCTGGGGAACATGCCGGAGCCGGGCATGGTCGTGTTCGGCGCCTGCTGGTGCATATTGCGCACCAGCCAGACCACGTCGATCAGTTGCGGCTGCTTGTCGCTGGAGGCGTGGTTGCCGCGTTCGGCTAGCAACGGCGAACGCTCGCGTACATAGAAACCTGAACCGCGGCGCGATTCGAGGCAACCCTTGGCCACTAGCCGGTCGTAGGCTTCCACCACCGTGAAACGCGAGACGTTGTGGCTATCAGCAAATTGGCGGATGGATGGCATGCGGGCGCCGGTGCGTAGCAAGCGGTCGCTAATGCGGGTTTCGATACTGCGCACGATCTGTTCGACCAGCGAAGTGTCGCTATCGCGCGATAGTTGTTGCGGCGCGGACGGCAGTTGGCCGCTGCTCAGCTTGCGGGGAGGGATTGTGTTGGTCACTGTGCTGGTTTCTGTATTGGTGATTCGGCCGGGACAATGTCAGAAATTACTTGTTCAACTGTATTGGTACTGTATTGGTTTATTGGCTTAGCATAGACCTAAATCTTTAATGGTGCAAATCCGGAAGCGAGTCCACTATGCAAACGCTATTCAAGCAACAATCCCATACCTTGTCGGGCGGCAGTGTGCTGTCTGGCGTGACCGAGCAGCATGTAATCCTGAAGGTGGTCAGCGGCCGCGTCTGGGTGACTTTTGAAGGACAGCCTGAAGACCACTGGCTGCATGCCGGCCGTTCGCTGACCTTGCTGCCGGGCCGCATGGTAGTGGTGGAAGCCGATCCGGGCAACAGCCGCATCACGCTGACCGGACAGTCGCAACGCGGCGCCACCAGCTTGCTGCGTGCGGTGCTGGCACGGTTGCGCGGACCTGGTTTTCATCCTGCCACGAGCGTCTCATGATGCTGGAAGCGTTGTTGCCGCTGGCCGTATTCGCCTTCGTATCGTCGATTACGCCGGGGCCGAACAACATCATGCTGACCTCGTCCGGCATCATGTTCGGCTTCAATCGGACGATTCCGCACATGCTGGGCGTCACTTTCGGCTTTGGCGTGATGTTGGTGCTATGCGCCGCCGGCATCGGCAGCCTTGTGCTGGCGTTGCCGTCGATTCATGTCATCCTCAAAACCCTCGGCTCAGCTTACTTGCTGTATCTGGCATGGAAGCTGCGTAATATGTCTTTTAAATCCGAGGTGGAAAGCGGTCACAAGCCAATGACATTTTTTGGCGCAGCGGTGTTCCAGGCAGCAAATCCAAAAGCCTGGATCATGGCCATTACCAGCGCCTCGGCCTTCCTGCCGCCGCTGCAGCCGATCTGGTTGTCAATTGGCTTGTATTGCCTGATTTTCTCAGTGATCAACCTGCCATGCGTCGGTGTCTGGGCCGCGGCCGGCTCGGTATTGCGACGCTATCTGGCACAAGTCTTGTGGCAACGTATTTTTTGCGCGGTAATGGTGATGTTGACTATCTATTCAGCGGTCTCGATCTGGCTTTGATCACTATCCTTTTCGGCTAAAACACAGAGAGCAGGCGCCATGACAGACGAATCGAAGGGAATGTGGCTGGGGCTGGCGGGCGTTGCGATATTCAGTTTGACGCTGCCGTTTACGCGGATGGCTGTGGCGGAACTGAATCCGGTATTTGTCGCGTTCGGCCGGGCGGTAATCGCCGCACTGTGTTCGATATTGCTGCTGTGGAGAATGAAAGCTGTCAGGCCCACGACTGCGCAATGGAAGTCGCTGGCTATAACTGCGCTTGGCGTAGTGGTGGGTTTTCCTGTGTTTTCTTCGGTGGCAATGCGCTATGTACCCGCTGCACACGGCGCTATCGTTCTCGGCATCTTGCCGCTGGCGACTGCTATGTTCGCCGCCCTGCGTTTTGGCGAGCGGCCATCAACGGGTTTCTGGGTTGCGGCTATCGTCGGCAGTGCCATTGTTGTCATTTTTGCCTTGAGTCAGGACGGCGGCGGATTGCAGCTTGCCGATCTGGCGTTGCTGGCAGCGGTGGGGGCTGCAGCGATGGGTTATGCGGAAGGCGGTCGCCTGTCGCAAACCATGGGTGGCCAGCAAGTGATCGCCTGGGCGTTGCTGCTATCGTTGCCGCTGTTGCTGCCTATAACAATCTGGCTGGGCTGGCGCTATGGCGTCAGCGCTTCGCCCAAGGCCTGGCTGGGGTTTGCCTACGTTTCCTTGTTCTCGATGTTCATCGGTTTCTTCTTTTGGTACAAAGGGCTTGCGCTGGGCGGAATCGCCCGAGTTGGCCAAGTGCAACTGTTGCAGCCGTTCCTGACGTTGCTGGGCGCAGCGCTGCTCCTGGGCGAGGCGCTGGACGGGCGCAACATGCTGTTTGCGCTGGCGGTGCTGATTGTGGTCGGATTCGGTCGCAAAATGGCAGTGCGCCGTCAGCCAGCCTGACATTCCGATAAAAATAGGATGGCAAAATATAACGCCGTGCAGGTCGCCAACTTGGCCTGAGGGTGAGATAATTGTTGGCTTCCCGGGCCTGGAAACATGACTTGAGCCCGGTGTTATCCCATTTACCCTGTCATTGCTGCTGGCGTCACAAGCGTTGGCAAATGATTCCATTTTTCGGAGTATCAGATGTCTGTATATGAAAAGTTGCAAGCCCTGAATATCACACTGCCTGCCGTTGCTGCGCCTGCGGCTGCGTATGTGATGTATGCCCAAAGCGGCAACACGGTTTACCTGTCCGGTCATTTGTCGAAGAAAGACGGCAAGATCTGGGTAGGGCAACTGGGCAAGGACATCACTACCGAAGAAGCCAAGCAAGCCGCACGCGGCATTGCGGTTGATCTGATCGCCACCTTGCAAGCTGCTTGCGGCGGCGATCTGTTGCGCGTCAAACGCGTCGTCAAGCTGATGAGCCTGGTGAATTCAACGCCGGACTTTACAGAGCAGCACCTGGTCACTAACGGTGCCTCCGAACTGATCGGCGAAGTGTTTGGCGAGCAGGGCAAACATGCCCGTTCCGCATTCGGTGTGGCACAGCTGCCGTTGGGCGCCTGCGTAGAAATCGAAATGATTGCTGAAATCGAATAGTCCTCGCAGTTCTGGTAGCG from the Collimonas arenae genome contains:
- a CDS encoding DMT family transporter, coding for MTDESKGMWLGLAGVAIFSLTLPFTRMAVAELNPVFVAFGRAVIAALCSILLLWRMKAVRPTTAQWKSLAITALGVVVGFPVFSSVAMRYVPAAHGAIVLGILPLATAMFAALRFGERPSTGFWVAAIVGSAIVVIFALSQDGGGLQLADLALLAAVGAAAMGYAEGGRLSQTMGGQQVIAWALLLSLPLLLPITIWLGWRYGVSASPKAWLGFAYVSLFSMFIGFFFWYKGLALGGIARVGQVQLLQPFLTLLGAALLLGEALDGRNMLFALAVLIVVGFGRKMAVRRQPA
- a CDS encoding DUF2917 domain-containing protein, which codes for MQTLFKQQSHTLSGGSVLSGVTEQHVILKVVSGRVWVTFEGQPEDHWLHAGRSLTLLPGRMVVVEADPGNSRITLTGQSQRGATSLLRAVLARLRGPGFHPATSVS
- a CDS encoding LysE family translocator yields the protein MLEALLPLAVFAFVSSITPGPNNIMLTSSGIMFGFNRTIPHMLGVTFGFGVMLVLCAAGIGSLVLALPSIHVILKTLGSAYLLYLAWKLRNMSFKSEVESGHKPMTFFGAAVFQAANPKAWIMAITSASAFLPPLQPIWLSIGLYCLIFSVINLPCVGVWAAAGSVLRRYLAQVLWQRIFCAVMVMLTIYSAVSIWL
- a CDS encoding RidA family protein produces the protein MSVYEKLQALNITLPAVAAPAAAYVMYAQSGNTVYLSGHLSKKDGKIWVGQLGKDITTEEAKQAARGIAVDLIATLQAACGGDLLRVKRVVKLMSLVNSTPDFTEQHLVTNGASELIGEVFGEQGKHARSAFGVAQLPLGACVEIEMIAEIE